In one window of Firmicutes bacterium HGW-Firmicutes-1 DNA:
- a CDS encoding undecaprenyl-diphosphatase encodes MQFIEIIKAIILGIVEGLTEWIPISSTGHMILVDEFLQLNMSDAFKEMFFVVIQLGAIMAVVVLYWKKLMPFQFKEKLIVKKDTMSMWFKIITACLPAAVIGLLFNDKIDELFYNYLTVAITLIVYGILFIVIESKNRKPWINELSQITYRTAILIGVFQVLALIPGTSRSGATILGAILIGTSRTVAAEFTFFLAIPVMFGASLVKILKFGLVFTGDELIILSTGMLVAFVVSILAIKFLMGYIKKHDFKAFGWYRIVLGVIVIAYFLTMG; translated from the coding sequence ATGCAATTTATCGAAATTATTAAGGCGATTATTTTAGGTATTGTTGAAGGTCTTACGGAGTGGATACCTATCAGTAGTACAGGACATATGATTTTAGTGGATGAGTTTTTACAGCTCAACATGAGTGATGCTTTTAAAGAAATGTTTTTTGTAGTGATACAACTAGGTGCAATCATGGCGGTTGTGGTGTTGTATTGGAAGAAGCTAATGCCCTTTCAATTCAAAGAGAAGTTAATTGTAAAAAAAGATACGATGTCAATGTGGTTTAAAATTATTACGGCTTGTTTACCAGCAGCAGTAATTGGTCTTCTATTTAATGATAAAATTGATGAACTATTTTACAACTATTTGACTGTTGCAATTACTTTGATCGTGTATGGAATTCTATTTATTGTAATTGAGAGTAAGAATAGAAAGCCCTGGATAAATGAGCTTTCTCAAATTACGTATAGAACCGCAATATTAATTGGTGTATTTCAAGTACTGGCGTTGATTCCTGGTACATCTAGATCAGGAGCGACGATACTTGGTGCAATATTAATAGGAACATCACGAACAGTTGCTGCAGAATTTACCTTTTTCTTAGCTATTCCAGTTATGTTTGGAGCGAGTTTGGTAAAAATATTGAAATTTGGTTTGGTATTTACCGGAGATGAACTTATTATATTATCGACTGGGATGCTGGTTGCCTTTGTAGTTTCAATATTAGCGATTAAATTCTTGATGGGATATATTAAGAAACATGATTTCAAGGCATTTGGATGGTATAGAATTGTTTTAGGTGTGATTGTTATTGCGTACTTCTTAACGATGGGTTAG
- the nifH gene encoding nitrogenase iron protein, whose amino-acid sequence MRQVAIYGKGGIGKSTTTQNLTAALAEMGKQIMIVGCDPKADSTRLVLGGMHQRTVLDTLREEGEDIDLDEILKIGYGNIRAVESGGPEPGVGCAGRGIITSINMLEQLGAYTDDLDYVFYDVLGDVVCGGFAMPIREGKAEEIYIVASGEMMAMYAANNISKGIQKYANTGGTRLGGIICNSRKVDNELEMLEAFAKELGTQLIHFVPRDNVVQRAEINRKTVIEYLPEEAQADEYRTLARNIDNNQMFVIPKPMAQERLEEILMEYGMLD is encoded by the coding sequence ATGAGACAAGTAGCGATTTATGGAAAAGGCGGTATTGGTAAATCAACAACAACGCAAAACCTTACAGCAGCACTAGCTGAAATGGGAAAACAGATTATGATCGTAGGTTGTGACCCTAAAGCTGACTCAACAAGACTAGTACTTGGTGGTATGCACCAAAGAACAGTTCTAGACACCTTAAGAGAAGAAGGCGAAGACATTGATCTAGATGAGATTTTAAAGATTGGATATGGAAATATACGAGCGGTTGAATCTGGTGGACCAGAACCAGGAGTTGGCTGCGCAGGAAGAGGAATCATTACATCAATTAATATGCTAGAACAACTAGGTGCTTATACAGATGATTTAGATTATGTTTTTTATGATGTACTAGGAGATGTTGTTTGTGGTGGCTTTGCAATGCCAATTAGAGAGGGGAAGGCAGAAGAGATTTATATTGTTGCTTCAGGAGAAATGATGGCAATGTACGCGGCCAATAACATCAGTAAGGGTATACAAAAATATGCAAATACAGGGGGAACAAGATTAGGTGGTATCATTTGTAACTCTAGAAAAGTGGATAATGAGCTAGAAATGCTTGAAGCATTTGCTAAAGAATTAGGTACTCAACTGATTCATTTTGTACCTCGTGATAATGTTGTACAAAGAGCGGAGATTAACAGAAAGACGGTTATAGAGTATTTGCCTGAAGAAGCTCAAGCAGATGAATATAGAACATTAGCTAGAAATATTGACAACAATCAAATGTTTGTGATACCGAAACCAATGGCTCAAGAAAGATTAGAAGAAATACTAATGGAATATGGAATGCTCGACTGA
- a CDS encoding P-II family nitrogen regulator encodes MKMIRAIVRPEKATEIMKELSDAGYPAVTKIDVVGRGKQRGVKVGDIHYDEIPKEILMIVVKDDEAKEEVVSIIKKTAKTGNGTFGDGKIFVTDVEEAYTISTGVKEL; translated from the coding sequence ATGAAAATGATTAGAGCCATTGTTCGACCAGAAAAAGCAACAGAAATAATGAAGGAATTATCCGATGCAGGGTACCCAGCAGTAACGAAAATTGATGTTGTAGGTAGAGGTAAGCAACGTGGTGTAAAGGTTGGAGATATCCATTACGATGAAATACCAAAAGAGATTTTAATGATCGTAGTAAAAGATGATGAGGCAAAAGAAGAAGTAGTAAGCATCATCAAGAAAACAGCTAAGACAGGAAATGGAACATTTGGAGATGGTAAAATATTTGTTACTGATGTTGAAGAGGCTTATACCATTAGTACAGGTGTAAAGGAACTTTAA
- a CDS encoding P-II family nitrogen regulator, whose amino-acid sequence MKEISAIIRMNKVNDTKKALSEAGFPAVTCRKVSGRGKKAVNFEIIQELLEGHDIQAPALMESITEGHRLITKRMIMMVVLDGEVDSAVKAIIDANQTGNMGDGKIFICPISETIRIRTGETGDEAV is encoded by the coding sequence ATGAAAGAAATATCAGCAATAATCAGAATGAACAAAGTGAATGATACAAAAAAGGCTCTATCAGAAGCAGGGTTTCCTGCAGTAACTTGTAGAAAGGTATCTGGTCGTGGGAAAAAAGCTGTTAATTTTGAAATCATTCAAGAATTACTTGAGGGACATGATATTCAAGCACCAGCCTTAATGGAATCTATAACGGAAGGTCATCGTTTGATTACAAAAAGAATGATTATGATGGTTGTTTTAGATGGTGAGGTAGATAGTGCGGTAAAGGCTATTATTGATGCAAATCAAACAGGTAATATGGGTGATGGTAAAATATTTATTTGCCCAATTTCAGAAACGATTAGAATTAGAACCGGTGAAACTGGTGATGAAGCAGTATAA
- the nifD gene encoding nitrogenase molybdenum-iron protein alpha chain gives MPQNINKVVEKVLDSYPAKVMKNRKSHTVIRDTGKTQEIDANTRTIPGIITNRGCAYAGCKGVVIGPIIDMLHIVHGPIGCSYYTWGTRRNKGRTREGGQNFLEYSFSTDLGESDIVFGGEKKLIKAIDEAVELFHPKAISISATCPVGLIGDDIHQIAKQATQKYGIPVLAFSCEGYKGVSQSAGHHIANNKLMSEVIGKNETYEAKAYSINMLGEYNIGGDEWEISRVMNKIGYHVVTSMTGNSVYDEIAAAHKADLNIVQCHRSINYIAEMIEKKYGLPWIKVNFIGIESMSKSLRDIAKYFGDEELIKRTEQVIAEEIAEIEQDILHYKKMCEGKTAMLFVGGSRAHHFQGMLKELGMETILAGYEFGHRDDYEGRDVIPNIKIDADSRNIEEIQVEKDQDNYQLRISEEKYKQLQEEIPLGKYKGMINEMGDGTVVIDDLNHFETEQFVKALKPDMFGSGIKDKYMVQKMGVYSKQIHSYDYAGPYAGFRGSVNFAKDIAAGMNTSAWKYIISPWKKEPTITGKMGVDQVC, from the coding sequence ATGCCGCAAAATATAAATAAAGTTGTTGAGAAGGTGTTAGATTCTTATCCTGCAAAAGTTATGAAAAACAGAAAGAGTCACACCGTGATTAGAGATACAGGAAAAACCCAAGAAATTGATGCGAATACAAGAACAATACCAGGAATTATTACCAATAGGGGTTGTGCCTACGCTGGATGTAAAGGTGTTGTTATTGGGCCAATTATTGATATGCTGCATATCGTTCATGGTCCAATTGGTTGCTCTTATTACACTTGGGGAACAAGAAGAAATAAAGGAAGAACCAGAGAAGGCGGTCAAAACTTCCTAGAATATTCGTTTAGTACAGATCTAGGTGAAAGCGATATTGTTTTTGGTGGAGAAAAGAAACTTATAAAAGCTATAGATGAAGCTGTTGAATTATTTCATCCGAAAGCGATCTCCATTAGTGCAACATGTCCAGTAGGTTTGATTGGTGACGACATACATCAAATAGCAAAACAAGCTACGCAAAAATATGGTATACCTGTTTTAGCTTTTAGCTGTGAAGGTTATAAAGGTGTTAGCCAATCTGCAGGGCATCATATTGCCAACAACAAATTAATGTCAGAAGTGATTGGTAAAAATGAAACCTATGAAGCAAAGGCTTATTCAATCAATATGTTAGGTGAATATAACATAGGTGGAGATGAGTGGGAAATATCCAGAGTCATGAATAAGATTGGCTATCATGTCGTCACTTCTATGACTGGTAATTCAGTTTATGATGAAATTGCTGCAGCGCATAAGGCAGATTTAAACATTGTTCAATGTCATCGTTCTATTAATTATATTGCAGAAATGATTGAAAAAAAATATGGTTTGCCTTGGATTAAAGTGAATTTTATCGGTATTGAATCTATGAGTAAATCCTTAAGAGATATTGCGAAGTATTTTGGAGATGAAGAGCTTATAAAAAGGACAGAACAAGTTATTGCTGAGGAGATTGCTGAAATTGAACAGGATATTCTACATTATAAAAAAATGTGTGAAGGAAAGACAGCAATGTTATTTGTGGGTGGATCTCGTGCACATCATTTCCAAGGTATGTTAAAAGAATTGGGTATGGAAACAATTTTAGCTGGTTATGAATTTGGTCATAGGGATGACTATGAAGGTAGAGATGTTATACCTAATATAAAAATAGATGCAGATAGTAGAAATATCGAAGAAATACAAGTTGAGAAAGATCAAGACAATTATCAACTTCGAATTTCTGAAGAAAAATACAAACAATTACAAGAAGAAATTCCACTTGGTAAATACAAAGGTATGATCAATGAAATGGGAGATGGAACCGTTGTTATTGATGATTTGAACCATTTTGAAACAGAGCAATTTGTAAAGGCTTTGAAACCAGATATGTTTGGCTCAGGTATCAAGGATAAGTATATGGTTCAGAAAATGGGTGTTTATTCTAAGCAAATCCATTCCTATGATTATGCAGGTCCTTATGCAGGATTTAGAGGTTCGGTAAACTTTGCTAAAGATATTGCTGCAGGTATGAATACTTCTGCATGGAAGTATATCATTTCGCCTTGGAAGAAAGAACCAACTATTACAGGTAAGATGGGAGTTGATCAAGTATGTTAA
- the nifK gene encoding nitrogenase molybdenum-iron protein subunit beta, translating to MLNATPKEQIERTGLTINPAKTCQPLGAMYAALGINKCLPHSHGSQGCCSFHRMHLTRHYRDPIIASTSSFTEGSCVFGGKSNLTQGLTNIFNVYNPDVVAINTTCLSETIGDDVGEIVRDAKIPEGKTVIYASTPSYQGSHITGFSNMCKSMVSQLAVKEEDKSNGKINIFPGFVEPSDMKEIKRIAKELKVEFIMYPDTSEVVNTPNTGRYEMYPSGGTTVADIKDSGNSIATLALGSYASQDAAFTLEKQCDINPYILKTPIGIKATDAMIMNLLELTGGSVSKELEVERGQLVDLMVDIHHHYHDKKVAIYGDPDIILALTEFVIDLGMIPKYIITGTPGKTFDKEIAEVLETAEIKDCIVKIEGDLFGLHQMIKNEPVDMLIGNTYGKYIARAENIPLVRIGFPILDRVGHSFFPTVGYRGAMRLIEKISTAFLDKYDVECLEEDFELVM from the coding sequence ATGTTAAATGCTACACCAAAAGAGCAAATTGAAAGAACAGGACTTACAATTAATCCGGCTAAAACTTGTCAACCTTTAGGAGCTATGTATGCAGCCTTAGGGATTAACAAGTGTTTACCACATAGCCATGGGTCACAAGGTTGTTGCTCCTTTCATAGAATGCACCTAACAAGACATTATAGGGATCCAATCATCGCATCAACAAGTTCCTTTACAGAAGGCTCTTGTGTATTCGGTGGGAAGTCAAATTTAACACAAGGTCTAACAAATATATTTAATGTTTATAATCCAGATGTTGTTGCTATCAATACTACCTGCTTGTCGGAGACAATTGGTGATGATGTAGGTGAAATTGTTAGGGATGCCAAAATTCCTGAGGGTAAAACAGTAATATATGCGAGTACCCCAAGCTATCAAGGTTCTCATATTACAGGTTTTTCTAATATGTGCAAGTCCATGGTTAGCCAATTGGCAGTTAAGGAAGAAGATAAATCAAATGGAAAAATCAACATTTTTCCTGGTTTCGTAGAACCTAGTGATATGAAAGAAATAAAACGTATCGCTAAAGAACTGAAGGTAGAATTTATTATGTATCCAGATACCAGTGAGGTTGTAAATACGCCAAATACAGGTAGATATGAAATGTATCCGAGTGGTGGTACAACAGTTGCGGATATTAAAGATTCAGGTAATTCAATTGCAACTTTAGCATTGGGTTCTTATGCCTCACAAGATGCAGCATTTACGCTTGAAAAGCAATGTGATATCAACCCATATATTTTAAAAACACCAATTGGTATTAAAGCTACAGATGCTATGATCATGAATCTATTAGAACTAACTGGAGGATCTGTTTCTAAGGAATTAGAAGTTGAAAGAGGACAGCTAGTGGATTTAATGGTTGATATACATCATCATTATCATGATAAAAAGGTAGCAATCTATGGTGATCCAGATATCATTTTAGCTTTAACTGAGTTTGTGATTGATCTTGGAATGATTCCTAAATACATCATAACTGGTACGCCAGGAAAAACTTTCGATAAGGAAATAGCTGAAGTATTAGAAACAGCTGAAATAAAGGACTGTATCGTAAAGATAGAAGGCGACTTATTTGGACTACATCAAATGATCAAAAACGAACCAGTAGATATGCTTATAGGGAATACCTATGGAAAATATATTGCAAGAGCAGAAAATATTCCCCTTGTAAGAATTGGGTTTCCAATTCTTGATAGAGTAGGTCATAGCTTCTTTCCAACTGTAGGCTACAGAGGTGCTATGAGATTGATTGAAAAAATCAGCACAGCCTTCTTAGATAAGTATGATGTTGAATGTCTTGAAGAGGATTTTGAACTTGTTATGTAA
- a CDS encoding nitrogenase iron-molybdenum cofactor biosynthesis protein NifE has protein sequence MQKENEAPMVISCDENSLSGAVSQRACVYCGARVVLNPITDALHLVHGPIGCASYTWDIRGSLSSDSQLYRNSFSTDLREKDIVFGGEKKLASAIVEAYEEYHPKVIFVYATCVVGVIGDDIDAVCKNAENELGIRVLPVKSPGFSGNKRSGYKAGCNAILQLMGETKVAETIPDSINYLGDFNLAAEAWIIKSYLNEMGVKLLTVLTGDSNYESLLQAPRAELNIVQCAGSMTYLAKQMESAYQIPFDKVRFLGVDETVSALRKIANLLGNTDIIIRTEKLIERKLTEVNDVLDQYRKKVKGHKAAIYVGGGFKAIALIKQFNNLGIDTVVIGTQTGDQEEYEMIRSLTKQGTVILDDTNPNELQKFILEKGADILVGGVKERPLAYKLGIAFIDHNHERKHALAGFEGAINFAQEVDLTVNSPVWDYLT, from the coding sequence ATGCAAAAAGAAAACGAAGCACCGATGGTTATCAGCTGTGATGAAAATAGCTTATCAGGTGCAGTAAGCCAAAGAGCATGTGTTTACTGTGGTGCCAGAGTTGTCTTAAATCCTATAACAGATGCGTTACATCTTGTGCATGGTCCAATTGGTTGCGCAAGTTATACTTGGGACATTAGAGGTAGTCTTAGTAGTGATTCACAGTTGTATCGAAACAGCTTTTCCACTGATTTAAGAGAAAAAGATATTGTTTTTGGTGGAGAAAAAAAGCTAGCTTCGGCAATTGTTGAAGCTTATGAGGAGTATCATCCCAAGGTAATTTTTGTCTATGCTACTTGTGTTGTAGGGGTTATAGGTGATGATATTGATGCTGTTTGTAAAAATGCAGAGAATGAGTTAGGTATTCGTGTACTTCCTGTTAAATCACCAGGGTTTTCTGGGAACAAAAGGAGTGGGTACAAGGCTGGGTGTAATGCTATTTTGCAGTTAATGGGAGAAACAAAGGTTGCTGAAACAATACCTGATTCTATTAATTACTTAGGTGATTTTAATTTAGCCGCAGAAGCTTGGATTATTAAAAGCTATCTAAATGAGATGGGTGTTAAACTCCTTACAGTACTTACAGGTGATTCAAATTATGAAAGTCTTTTGCAAGCACCAAGAGCAGAGCTGAATATTGTCCAATGTGCGGGATCAATGACTTATTTGGCCAAGCAAATGGAAAGTGCTTATCAAATTCCGTTTGATAAAGTGCGGTTTCTTGGAGTTGATGAGACTGTAAGTGCGTTAAGGAAAATAGCCAATCTGCTAGGCAATACTGATATTATCATAAGAACAGAAAAACTTATTGAAAGAAAACTAACTGAAGTAAATGACGTATTAGATCAATATCGTAAAAAGGTGAAAGGACATAAAGCGGCTATCTACGTTGGTGGTGGATTTAAGGCAATAGCACTTATAAAGCAATTCAACAATTTAGGTATAGATACAGTTGTAATTGGTACGCAAACAGGCGATCAGGAGGAGTATGAAATGATACGAAGCTTGACCAAACAGGGTACAGTCATACTCGATGATACCAATCCAAATGAATTGCAAAAATTTATACTTGAAAAAGGTGCTGACATTCTTGTAGGTGGTGTAAAGGAAAGACCCCTTGCTTACAAACTAGGAATCGCATTTATTGACCATAATCATGAAAGAAAGCATGCATTAGCGGGTTTTGAAGGTGCAATTAATTTTGCTCAAGAAGTAGACTTAACGGTCAATAGCCCAGTGTGGGATTACTTAACCTAA
- a CDS encoding nitrogenase, with translation MVQSKSRSFVNLNVNPCKMCMPMGASLAFEGIEDSMVLIHGSQGCSTYIRRHIATHFNEPIDIASSSLSEQGTVYGGAANLVQGLKNVAAIYNPKVIGVLTTCLAETIGEDITHIIKESGIASELKGIDIIPVPTPGYAASEYNGYFVALKKIVEFYAKEPKVKTKHINVIVTDLTPADIRELKRILNLFEVEYTIFPDISETLDAPYKKGFDRKTEGGTTKSQLKRMSAAIATIEFGWMTPVGLSSGRYLEENFGVPLYSCPLPIGLKGTDLFLEAISNIFDKQVPEELKKARGRMLDAMIDSHKLNREGRSVIYGNPELIYAVSNLCIENGIEPVVIATGTDTNPLEDQLEKLLVKYQYKPIILKDCDFESIQKKAIEQKANLLIGNSDGKFMKEKENIPLVRIGFPIHDNIGASRQLFIGYEGSLRFLDQITNTLIDKKHEAYRDKMYNKYFVNEGLIL, from the coding sequence ATGGTCCAATCAAAGTCAAGAAGCTTCGTTAATTTAAATGTGAACCCTTGTAAAATGTGCATGCCAATGGGAGCATCTCTGGCTTTTGAGGGTATTGAAGACAGTATGGTACTCATTCACGGTTCTCAAGGCTGTAGTACCTATATAAGGCGCCATATTGCAACTCATTTTAATGAACCTATAGATATAGCCTCTTCTTCCTTAAGTGAGCAAGGTACTGTTTACGGAGGTGCCGCCAACCTAGTTCAAGGTCTTAAAAATGTTGCAGCAATTTATAACCCGAAGGTCATAGGTGTATTAACTACTTGCTTAGCAGAAACCATAGGTGAAGATATTACACATATCATAAAGGAAAGTGGTATTGCAAGTGAACTTAAAGGAATTGATATCATACCAGTTCCCACTCCGGGATATGCAGCAAGTGAATATAATGGATATTTTGTTGCTCTCAAAAAAATAGTAGAGTTTTATGCAAAGGAACCCAAAGTGAAAACCAAACACATTAATGTGATCGTGACTGATTTGACACCAGCAGATATCAGAGAGCTTAAAAGGATTCTAAACTTGTTTGAAGTGGAATATACCATTTTTCCGGACATATCAGAAACCTTAGATGCTCCTTATAAAAAGGGTTTTGATAGAAAAACAGAGGGAGGCACAACGAAATCACAGCTTAAAAGAATGTCAGCTGCCATTGCAACGATTGAGTTCGGTTGGATGACGCCAGTAGGCTTATCGTCAGGGCGATATTTAGAAGAAAACTTTGGTGTACCTCTTTATTCCTGTCCGTTGCCAATTGGATTGAAAGGAACAGATTTATTTCTTGAAGCTATTTCCAATATTTTCGACAAGCAAGTGCCAGAGGAGTTGAAAAAAGCTAGGGGTCGTATGCTAGATGCGATGATTGATTCTCATAAATTAAATCGTGAAGGTAGATCCGTGATTTATGGCAATCCAGAACTGATCTATGCAGTAAGCAACTTATGTATTGAAAATGGTATTGAGCCTGTTGTTATTGCCACAGGTACTGATACAAATCCATTGGAAGATCAGTTAGAAAAGCTACTTGTTAAATATCAGTATAAGCCTATCATTTTAAAGGACTGTGACTTTGAAAGTATACAAAAAAAAGCTATAGAGCAAAAGGCAAATCTATTGATTGGAAATTCAGATGGTAAATTTATGAAAGAAAAAGAAAATATTCCGTTAGTGCGAATTGGTTTTCCTATACATGACAATATTGGGGCTTCTAGACAACTTTTCATAGGATATGAAGGAAGCTTAAGATTTTTAGATCAAATAACCAATACGCTAATCGATAAGAAGCATGAGGCCTATCGTGATAAAATGTATAACAAATATTTTGTAAATGAAGGATTAATCTTGTGA
- a CDS encoding 2Fe-2S ferredoxin has translation MEKPKHHIFVCTSSRLTGENKGFCVQQKGKEIIQAFVEEIQDRDLDSEVLVTNTGCLGLCTMGPVVIIYPDQIWYGKVTVQDVEEILDALEEGNLVERLLL, from the coding sequence ATGGAAAAACCTAAACATCATATTTTCGTATGCACAAGTTCTAGATTAACAGGAGAAAATAAGGGTTTTTGTGTTCAACAAAAAGGAAAGGAAATTATCCAAGCCTTTGTAGAAGAGATACAGGATCGAGATTTGGACTCAGAAGTATTGGTGACGAACACTGGTTGTCTTGGACTTTGTACTATGGGCCCTGTTGTAATCATTTATCCAGACCAAATATGGTATGGAAAAGTAACAGTTCAAGATGTCGAAGAAATACTAGATGCACTAGAAGAAGGAAATCTTGTAGAACGATTATTACTATAA
- the modA gene encoding molybdate ABC transporter substrate-binding protein, which yields MVLKKAKIIFIALGLLLTCISLIGCSQEEKKTKLTILAAASLTEVYTELEKGFEAQYTDIDLQFTFAGTTTLLPQIKEGIEADIFVSASESAILELLDEGYIKEEAVKVFAHNQLAFMIYKDSNFDVKSMEDVLQEGIKVIIGEPNLPVGKYTVEMLDKIEAEGLYGENYKELFMDHVVSMENSVKAVAIKVEMGEADVGVVYATDFTSLNNKWVYGIDIPKAYNPKATYELATLKNSKNKRMADKFVAYVLGKEGQDYLLKYGFILPE from the coding sequence ATGGTATTAAAAAAAGCAAAAATAATTTTTATAGCATTAGGGTTATTACTTACTTGTATCAGCTTAATAGGTTGTTCGCAAGAGGAGAAAAAAACAAAATTAACGATCTTAGCGGCTGCGAGTCTTACAGAGGTTTATACTGAGCTAGAAAAAGGGTTTGAGGCACAATATACAGATATAGATCTTCAATTTACCTTTGCAGGAACCACAACATTATTACCTCAAATCAAAGAAGGTATAGAGGCTGATATTTTTGTATCTGCCAGTGAATCGGCTATACTTGAACTCTTAGATGAGGGATACATAAAAGAAGAAGCTGTTAAGGTATTTGCACATAATCAATTGGCATTCATGATTTACAAAGATTCAAACTTTGATGTTAAATCTATGGAAGATGTACTCCAAGAGGGCATCAAAGTTATTATTGGAGAACCCAATCTACCTGTTGGGAAATACACAGTTGAGATGTTAGACAAAATTGAGGCCGAAGGACTCTATGGAGAAAATTACAAAGAGCTTTTCATGGATCATGTAGTATCAATGGAAAATTCGGTGAAGGCTGTAGCTATAAAGGTTGAAATGGGTGAAGCAGATGTTGGGGTTGTGTATGCTACAGATTTTACGTCTTTAAATAACAAATGGGTCTATGGTATAGATATTCCAAAAGCTTATAATCCTAAAGCAACCTATGAATTGGCAACGTTAAAAAATAGCAAGAATAAAAGAATGGCCGATAAGTTTGTTGCGTATGTTCTTGGTAAAGAAGGGCAAGATTATTTGCTTAAATATGGTTTTATCTTACCCGAGTAG
- the aksA gene encoding homoaconitate hydratase (in Methanococcus jannaschii this protein catalyzes the condensation of alpha-ketoglutarate and acetyl-CoA to form trans-homoaconitate; functions in alphaketosuberate synthesis which is a precursor in coenzyme B and biotin synthesis), producing the protein MSRLYIVDTTLRDGEQTAGVSFAKDEKLKIAVALADLGVDIIEVGIPAMSAREREVIREINELHLSSELLVWNRMSISDVKLSIETGVQQLHITVPASDLHMQKKLGITRKELIKRMNETISFAIEKGCKVSVGAEDASRTELNFLIQLYKEAVSQGAHRVRYADTVGRLDPFSTYHIIRSIKEEIGVDIDFHGHNDLGMGTANALAAYKGGAGYISCSVNGLGERAGNTPLEEIVTAIRYVEGCEEKMKMKKIMTVSKMVEKYSGRKVQDSKPIVGKEVFSHEAGIHVDGLLKDILTYEEISPEIFGRHRKIVLGKHSGKHAIKHDYQKRGIVISDAEVEQILKELRQG; encoded by the coding sequence ATGTCCAGGCTTTATATTGTTGATACAACCTTAAGAGATGGGGAACAGACAGCGGGCGTTTCTTTTGCGAAAGATGAGAAACTTAAGATTGCAGTAGCACTTGCTGATTTGGGTGTAGATATTATCGAGGTAGGAATACCTGCTATGAGTGCGAGAGAAAGGGAAGTTATTCGAGAAATCAATGAACTTCACTTATCCTCTGAGTTATTGGTATGGAATAGGATGTCAATTTCTGATGTTAAACTGTCTATAGAGACAGGGGTACAGCAACTTCATATCACTGTTCCAGCATCAGATCTTCATATGCAGAAAAAGCTAGGAATTACCCGAAAAGAGCTCATAAAAAGAATGAATGAAACGATTTCCTTTGCTATAGAAAAAGGATGTAAAGTTTCAGTAGGAGCAGAGGATGCTTCGAGAACAGAGTTGAATTTTTTGATTCAACTTTATAAAGAGGCTGTTAGCCAGGGTGCTCATAGAGTACGATATGCAGATACGGTTGGTCGACTAGACCCTTTTTCTACCTATCATATTATTCGCTCTATTAAAGAAGAGATTGGTGTAGATATTGATTTTCATGGGCACAATGATCTAGGAATGGGAACTGCGAACGCGTTAGCGGCCTACAAAGGGGGAGCTGGATATATTAGTTGCAGTGTCAACGGACTAGGGGAAAGGGCAGGAAATACGCCATTAGAAGAAATTGTTACAGCAATTCGCTATGTTGAAGGTTGTGAAGAGAAAATGAAGATGAAGAAAATTATGACGGTATCTAAAATGGTTGAAAAGTATTCGGGGCGAAAGGTTCAAGATTCCAAACCTATTGTTGGCAAGGAGGTTTTCTCCCATGAAGCAGGTATTCATGTGGATGGCTTATTAAAAGACATATTAACCTATGAAGAAATCTCTCCTGAGATATTTGGAAGACATAGAAAAATTGTTTTAGGTAAGCATTCGGGAAAACACGCGATTAAGCATGACTATCAGAAAAGAGGTATTGTCATTTCTGATGCAGAGGTTGAACAAATATTAAAGGAACTACGACAAGGTTAG